The genomic interval GGTCGGCCCGCGCGATGAGCCAGTAGCTCACGCGCTCGCGCAGCCTGTCGAGGAGCGGGCGCCCGCGCCACGCGGCGAGCGCCACCCGCTCGGCCTGCCCGAGGTCGGCCTCGAACTGTCGGCGCGCCTCGGCCGCGATCGCCGGGTCGCGCACGATCGCGACGATCTCCTGGTTGAGCCGGTCGCTCCGCAGGTCCAGGTTGGCCGAGCCGACGACGACGGTGTCGTCGGTCACGGCGAGCTTCGCGTGGAGCATCGACGGCAGGTACTCGAAGACCTCGACTCCCATCCGCAGCAGCCTCCCGTAGAGGCCGCGCGCGGCCCAGCGCATCACCGGCACGTCGCTGTGGCGCGCCACGAGCACCCGCACGCGGGCGCCGCGGCCGATGGCCCGCCGCAGCTCGCGCAGGATGCGCCCCGGCGGGAAGAAGTATCCCATCGCCAGGTCCACACGCCCGGCGGCGGAGCGGATCAGCTCGCGGTGGACCTGGAGCGCGAGGCGTCCGCCCTGGCCGGGGCCGCTCGCGAAGAAGCGGACGCGCTCGCGCTCGCCTCCCTCGTCGCAGCGGGGGCGGCCGGGGAAGAGCGCGCGCCAGGCGAGCGGCCGTTCGGCGAGGGCCCACATGCGCAG from bacterium carries:
- a CDS encoding phospholipase D-like domain-containing protein, whose amino-acid sequence is MSEDQAPPAAAPATRLRLLGDGREAFAALSAAIDHARSHVFLEMYIFAADATGRGLLARLVAAARRGVRVMVLVDAFGSWATPDAFWEPLRAAGARLRFFRPIRRGFLPFRNHRKLVLVDDAIAWLGGMNIADEYRGGRGGQKPWRDFVLVVEGPDAARLRRQFLRMWALAERPLAWRALFPGRPRCDEGGERERVRFFASGPGQGGRLALQVHRELIRSAAGRVDLAMGYFFPPGRILRELRRAIGRGARVRVLVARHSDVPVMRWAARGLYGRLLRMGVEVFEYLPSMLHAKLAVTDDTVVVGSANLDLRSDRLNQEIVAIVRDPAIAAEARRQFEADLGQAERVALAAWRGRPLLDRLRERVSYWLIARADLLLSRLEIMRTRW